One Paenibacillus crassostreae DNA segment encodes these proteins:
- a CDS encoding universal stress protein — protein MRQNIIVPFDGSEGAQEALRVAIDMADKYKESIILINVQPSFTSPHTTLFFNESDMKEYQYIQYKEAVESGERILTDSNVPYESVLLIGYARDEICKEANTRNIRCIVMGSRGHSVFVGSVLGSVSQGVLYRANCPVMVVPSQAN, from the coding sequence ATGAGACAGAATATTATTGTTCCATTTGATGGCTCTGAAGGTGCACAAGAAGCTTTACGGGTTGCAATTGACATGGCAGATAAATATAAGGAATCGATTATATTAATCAATGTGCAACCTAGCTTCACATCCCCACATACCACACTCTTCTTCAATGAATCAGATATGAAAGAATATCAGTATATACAATATAAAGAAGCAGTCGAATCAGGTGAACGGATTCTTACTGATTCTAACGTTCCTTACGAATCAGTATTACTCATCGGGTATGCACGAGATGAAATTTGTAAAGAAGCTAACACGCGTAATATCCGTTGTATCGTCATGGGCTCACGTGGACATAGTGTCTTCGTTGGAAGTGTGCTCGGAAGTGTAAGTCAAGGTGTCCTTTATCGGGCGAATTGTCCCGTGATGGTTGTTCCTAGCCAAGCTAACTAA
- the bglX gene encoding beta-glucosidase BglX, translating into MDNQHLSALLEQMTLEEKIAQMLQLVVSYFVGSEEDGRITGPMESLGITEETVNQVGSILGLGGAAKVIQVQQTHLKNDRLGIPMIFMADIIHGYKTIFPIPLAIGCSWDQELAEQSAAIAAKESAVSGLHVTFAPMVDLVRDARWGRVMESTGEDPYLNSLFARAFVRGFQGEDLTNDVSRVAACVKHFAAYGAGEGGREYNTVDLSERQLREYYLPAYKAALDEGCELVMTSFNTVHGSPATGNRALMRDLLRTEWGFDGVLISDWGAVIELIAHGVAEDEAEAAYLAVQAGVDIEMMTSCYVKHLPELVRKGKINESLIDEAVLRILNLKNNLGLFENPFRGADPEAEREIVYCDEHRAVSRELASNSCVLPLQPEQRIALIGPFAHSKDILGPWSWMGAEEDITPLDTAIQAIIPPANMLIAEGSDIDTITEKQWQEAIEIARKSDVIVLALGESSHMSGEGGSRADIALPEAQLQLITHLRTLDKPMVAILFNGRPLDLHGVHDQVDAVLEAWFPGSEGACAITDILYGEVNPSGRLSMSFPYAVGQVPVYYNHYNTGRPKKESEPDNRYASKYLDIPNEPLFPFGYGLSYTEFKYGEMMLSEEVITSDCSLQITTTITNTGKREGEEVVQLYIRDISGEVVRPMKELKSFSKVLLQPGESKKVSFTVTEEQLRYHHSDLSYSSDAGEFAVFIGSNSRDVVERRFRLLK; encoded by the coding sequence ATGGATAACCAACATTTGTCAGCATTATTAGAACAGATGACACTGGAAGAAAAAATAGCACAAATGCTGCAATTGGTCGTGTCTTATTTCGTAGGATCGGAAGAAGATGGACGGATTACAGGACCGATGGAGTCGCTCGGGATTACAGAGGAAACAGTGAATCAAGTCGGTTCTATATTGGGGCTTGGCGGAGCGGCAAAAGTGATTCAAGTGCAACAAACACATCTGAAGAATGACAGATTAGGTATTCCCATGATCTTCATGGCGGATATCATACATGGCTATAAAACCATTTTCCCCATACCCCTAGCTATAGGCTGCTCCTGGGACCAGGAACTAGCAGAACAAAGTGCTGCTATTGCTGCCAAGGAATCCGCAGTATCTGGGTTACATGTAACGTTTGCACCTATGGTTGATCTTGTACGAGATGCACGTTGGGGACGTGTGATGGAATCAACGGGGGAAGACCCGTATTTGAATAGTTTATTTGCTCGAGCATTTGTTCGGGGATTTCAAGGGGAAGATTTAACGAATGATGTCAGCCGAGTGGCAGCTTGTGTGAAGCATTTTGCAGCTTACGGTGCTGGTGAAGGTGGACGTGAGTATAATACGGTCGATCTTTCGGAGCGACAGTTGAGAGAATATTACTTACCAGCCTATAAGGCTGCCTTGGATGAGGGCTGTGAGTTAGTAATGACATCATTTAATACAGTTCATGGCTCTCCAGCTACAGGAAATCGGGCTCTGATGCGGGATTTATTGCGAACAGAATGGGGGTTCGACGGGGTACTTATCTCTGACTGGGGAGCCGTGATTGAGCTCATTGCTCATGGGGTTGCAGAAGATGAAGCGGAAGCAGCCTACTTAGCCGTCCAAGCAGGCGTTGATATTGAGATGATGACCTCGTGTTATGTTAAGCATCTACCGGAACTCGTAAGAAAAGGTAAGATAAATGAATCTTTGATTGATGAAGCTGTACTTCGTATATTGAATTTAAAGAACAATTTGGGGCTATTCGAGAATCCGTTTCGTGGAGCCGATCCAGAAGCAGAACGAGAGATCGTATACTGTGATGAACATAGAGCTGTTTCACGTGAACTTGCCTCCAATTCATGTGTTCTTCCACTTCAACCAGAGCAACGTATTGCTTTAATTGGTCCATTCGCGCACAGCAAAGATATCCTCGGCCCATGGTCTTGGATGGGAGCTGAAGAAGATATTACGCCTCTGGATACGGCAATTCAAGCTATAATTCCGCCTGCCAATATGCTAATTGCTGAGGGTTCAGATATTGATACGATCACTGAGAAACAATGGCAAGAAGCAATAGAGATCGCTCGTAAATCGGATGTGATTGTTCTTGCTCTGGGTGAGAGCTCACACATGAGCGGTGAAGGAGGAAGTCGTGCGGACATTGCTTTGCCAGAAGCACAACTTCAATTGATTACTCACTTGCGCACTTTGGATAAGCCTATGGTAGCTATTCTTTTTAACGGACGTCCGCTAGATCTTCATGGTGTCCATGATCAAGTAGATGCTGTTCTGGAAGCTTGGTTTCCGGGAAGTGAGGGAGCTTGCGCCATTACAGATATTCTATATGGTGAAGTCAACCCATCCGGACGGCTATCCATGTCGTTCCCATATGCTGTAGGACAGGTACCCGTATATTATAACCATTACAATACAGGTCGTCCGAAAAAAGAGTCCGAACCAGATAATCGCTATGCATCCAAATATCTAGATATTCCGAATGAACCTCTATTCCCATTTGGGTATGGCTTAAGCTACACGGAATTTAAATACGGTGAAATGATGCTCTCAGAGGAGGTAATCACGTCAGATTGCTCACTACAGATCACAACGACTATTACGAATACTGGGAAAAGAGAAGGGGAAGAAGTCGTACAACTTTATATTCGTGACATCTCAGGAGAGGTAGTTAGACCTATGAAAGAGTTAAAATCTTTCTCAAAAGTCCTTTTACAGCCTGGAGAGTCTAAGAAAGTTAGCTTTACAGTGACTGAAGAGCAACTTAGGTATCATCATTCCGATTTGAGTTACAGTAGTGATGCTGGTGAATTTGCCGTGTTTATAGGATCGAATAGTCGAGATGTGGTCGAGCGTAGATTTCGTCTTTTAAAGTAA
- a CDS encoding GH36-type glycosyl hydrolase domain-containing protein, with translation MVSKNDDLLTLEVGSLTFRFLSSGDLYQATYGGLMINQWLSNSIDGSLNNIYLRLHDDELGIQAYPLLGVNSQSRVRKLDDRLVFEGEVAEIRYQVMFTPTDKGIWFWDVKIEGNHNQIDLIYGQDIGIANEGAVRSNEAYLSQYIDHTVFDDERNGYVVCCRQNQPQSGVFPYIQQGSLTRATSFSTDGFQFYGLSYKETNVPECLTQDTLANEIYQYEFAYTALQSECIQLDGEARFVFYGICKEDHPTAISTLEYSEEVAQARKAVEKLNFDGGELLNLVSLLPSIGVPLHTEVLNEAELNRLFPNRHQEEVEGNDLLAFFTDGYEHVVLKEKELRVERPHGHILMSGDNVSLKNPVMTTTSYMYGIFNSQVVVGNTNFNKMTTNARNALNVPKTSGQRIYVEIDEAYRLLTMPSVFEMGFNYVRWYYKTKDDLLIITNFTTVDTPEVRLNVRSEQGKSYRFLVSNQITMNVNEYEVPYHIRDHGEYLSFHADPASLSADIYPALEYRIHLTGSSMKVSDERKFVSHIARGDASLTVLELDVSSEWTMTFQGLLNGGEMPLVERKAEEEIERYREFFRSVMNGFHLSTGTGDENELFKVNGLAWWYTHNMLVHYSVPHGLEQYGGAAWGTRDVCQGPVEYFMATHKYDQVRATLLTIFSHQYEDDGNWPQWFMFDKYTKVQQEESHGDIIVWPLKVLGDYLNVTRDYSILEEHVPYTSKHSFDITTETATILEHAYKEIDYIKNHFLHGTHLSSYGDGDWDDTLQPANAQLKQYMVSSWTVALTYQTLNQFAQVMEVVDPVSAVSLQGLADGIQKDFNHYMLQTEVIPGFLYMESPEQVKLMVHPSDTETGIQYRLLPMTRSMISELLSPEQAATHYDIIREQFVCPDGVRLMNRPAQYVGGVSTHFKRAEQAANFGREIGLQYVHAHIRYVEAMAKLGKEDDVWSGLARINPIGIKDVIPNAELRQSNAYFSSSDGKFNTRYEAQERFDELRSGKVPVKGGWKIYSSGPGIYMNQLISNALGIRQEAGDLIIDPVLPQTLDGLRFDFEYAGAQVKFVYHLISGDVHRVSVNGQDITTETTMNRYRVGGLRIARKEFDRVRSEKLNIVEIFM, from the coding sequence ATGGTATCCAAGAATGACGACTTGCTTACTTTGGAAGTGGGAAGTCTAACGTTTAGATTTCTATCGAGTGGAGATTTGTATCAAGCTACATATGGCGGATTGATGATTAATCAATGGCTGTCCAATTCAATCGATGGATCACTTAATAATATATATTTACGACTACATGATGATGAGTTGGGAATTCAAGCCTATCCCTTGCTCGGAGTCAACTCTCAGAGTCGTGTTCGTAAGTTAGATGATCGACTTGTATTTGAAGGTGAAGTAGCAGAGATTCGTTATCAAGTGATGTTCACACCGACGGATAAGGGCATATGGTTCTGGGATGTTAAAATCGAGGGGAATCATAACCAAATAGATTTGATATATGGACAAGATATCGGAATCGCTAATGAAGGGGCTGTCCGCAGTAACGAGGCATATTTATCGCAATATATCGATCATACAGTATTTGATGACGAGCGTAATGGATACGTTGTATGTTGCAGACAGAATCAGCCGCAAAGTGGAGTATTCCCCTATATCCAGCAGGGGTCTTTAACTAGAGCTACCTCCTTTTCAACAGACGGATTTCAATTCTACGGATTGTCATATAAAGAAACGAATGTACCCGAATGTTTAACACAAGATACACTGGCAAATGAAATCTATCAGTATGAATTTGCGTATACAGCATTACAATCGGAATGCATTCAGCTAGATGGAGAAGCTAGATTCGTATTCTACGGAATATGTAAGGAAGACCATCCTACCGCGATATCGACGCTAGAGTATAGCGAAGAAGTAGCACAGGCTCGAAAGGCCGTTGAGAAATTAAATTTTGATGGAGGAGAACTCCTGAATCTGGTATCTCTTCTACCTTCTATAGGAGTTCCATTGCATACGGAAGTGTTGAATGAAGCGGAATTAAATCGTTTATTCCCTAACCGTCATCAAGAGGAAGTGGAAGGAAATGACTTACTTGCTTTTTTCACAGATGGTTATGAACATGTTGTACTAAAGGAAAAAGAGCTAAGAGTGGAACGTCCTCACGGACATATTCTAATGAGTGGTGACAATGTAAGTCTGAAGAATCCTGTGATGACGACAACCTCTTATATGTACGGTATTTTTAATTCACAAGTTGTGGTAGGTAATACCAATTTCAATAAGATGACGACAAATGCAAGAAATGCGCTTAATGTGCCCAAAACATCGGGTCAGCGGATCTATGTAGAGATCGATGAAGCTTATCGACTATTAACGATGCCATCCGTATTCGAAATGGGTTTCAATTACGTACGTTGGTATTATAAAACGAAAGATGATCTACTCATCATCACCAACTTTACGACAGTAGATACCCCAGAGGTGCGTTTGAATGTACGTTCAGAACAGGGTAAATCATATCGTTTCTTAGTGAGTAACCAAATTACGATGAATGTGAATGAATATGAAGTTCCTTATCACATACGTGATCATGGTGAATATCTATCCTTTCATGCAGACCCTGCATCGCTAAGTGCTGACATCTATCCAGCACTAGAGTATCGCATTCATTTGACAGGAAGTAGCATGAAGGTTTCTGATGAGCGTAAGTTTGTAAGTCATATCGCCCGAGGTGATGCTTCATTAACTGTGTTGGAGCTAGATGTGAGTAGCGAGTGGACAATGACTTTTCAAGGACTACTGAATGGTGGAGAAATGCCTTTAGTCGAGCGTAAAGCTGAAGAAGAAATAGAGCGTTATCGGGAATTTTTCCGTTCTGTGATGAATGGATTTCATTTATCAACAGGGACTGGCGATGAAAATGAACTATTTAAGGTGAATGGATTGGCTTGGTGGTACACACATAATATGCTTGTCCATTACTCCGTACCGCATGGTCTAGAACAATACGGTGGAGCAGCATGGGGAACACGGGATGTCTGCCAAGGACCTGTTGAATATTTCATGGCGACTCATAAATATGATCAAGTGCGTGCCACGTTATTAACTATTTTTTCTCATCAGTACGAAGATGATGGTAACTGGCCACAATGGTTTATGTTCGACAAATATACGAAGGTTCAACAGGAAGAGAGCCATGGCGACATCATTGTATGGCCGCTTAAGGTACTAGGTGATTATCTGAATGTTACTCGTGATTACAGCATATTGGAAGAACATGTTCCCTATACAAGCAAACATAGCTTTGATATCACAACGGAGACAGCGACAATATTAGAACATGCTTACAAGGAAATCGATTATATCAAGAATCATTTCCTACATGGTACGCACTTATCTTCGTATGGAGATGGTGATTGGGACGATACTCTTCAACCCGCTAATGCTCAATTGAAGCAGTATATGGTCAGTAGTTGGACTGTAGCTCTTACCTATCAGACGTTGAATCAATTTGCTCAAGTGATGGAGGTTGTTGATCCAGTTTCAGCGGTAAGCTTACAAGGGCTGGCTGATGGAATCCAAAAGGATTTCAACCACTACATGCTGCAAACAGAAGTTATTCCCGGTTTCTTGTATATGGAGAGTCCTGAGCAGGTGAAATTGATGGTCCATCCAAGTGATACGGAGACGGGTATTCAATATCGATTGTTACCGATGACACGCAGTATGATCAGTGAACTATTGTCACCTGAGCAAGCGGCAACACATTATGATATCATTCGTGAACAATTCGTTTGCCCCGATGGTGTGCGATTAATGAACCGTCCTGCACAATATGTTGGGGGAGTAAGCACACACTTTAAACGTGCTGAGCAAGCTGCAAACTTCGGACGTGAGATTGGACTGCAATATGTACATGCTCATATTCGTTATGTGGAGGCTATGGCTAAACTCGGCAAAGAAGATGATGTGTGGAGTGGGCTTGCGCGAATCAACCCTATTGGTATTAAAGATGTTATTCCCAATGCAGAATTACGTCAAAGTAACGCGTACTTCAGTAGCTCTGACGGCAAATTCAATACTCGTTATGAAGCACAAGAGAGATTTGATGAATTGCGTAGTGGCAAAGTGCCGGTGAAAGGTGGATGGAAAATATATTCTAGTGGACCGGGAATCTATATGAACCAATTGATCTCAAATGCATTAGGTATCCGCCAAGAGGCAGGCGACTTGATTATTGATCCGGTGTTACCGCAAACGTTGGACGGTCTACGTTTCGATTTCGAGTATGCGGGAGCACAAGTGAAATTTGTGTATCATTTAATTAGTGGTGACGTTCATCGTGTCAGCGTAAATGGTCAAGATATTACGACGGAGACCACAATGAATCGTTACCGAGTTGGTGGATTACGGATCGCGCGGAAAGAGTTCGATCGTGTACGTTCAGAAAAATTGAACATTGTGGAAATCTTCATGTAA
- a CDS encoding carbohydrate ABC transporter permease, translated as MYHKTIPYRIFSIFNNMFLAAVAILCLLPLYHLLMVSLSASAPANAGLVTFWPIGFTLEAYTKTFSNVNFLSSLWVSVQRTIIGTALALIVNTLAAYALSKETRVFRARNIYLWYFVVTMLFSGGLIPGYILILKLGLMNSLWALILPGMVAVFNIILLLNFFRTVPKDLEEAAFIDGAGQFRTFFSIYLPVSLPVIATISLFMMVGHWNSYFDGMIYIRDAERLPLATFMQTIIVQADMTKLDPQAVANLSQRTIRASQIFISALPILLVYPFLQRFFVTGIVVGAVKE; from the coding sequence ATGTACCATAAAACAATACCTTATCGAATATTCAGCATTTTCAACAATATGTTCTTGGCTGCTGTTGCCATTCTCTGCTTGTTACCCCTATATCACTTATTGATGGTGTCCTTGAGTGCATCCGCTCCTGCCAATGCTGGATTGGTTACATTTTGGCCGATTGGCTTTACATTGGAAGCTTATACAAAGACGTTTAGTAACGTCAATTTCTTGTCATCCTTATGGGTATCTGTACAACGAACAATTATCGGGACAGCACTTGCTCTGATTGTTAACACCCTCGCTGCATATGCTCTTTCCAAAGAAACCCGTGTCTTTCGTGCACGCAATATCTATCTTTGGTATTTCGTTGTTACCATGCTATTCAGTGGTGGCCTGATTCCAGGTTATATCCTTATTCTAAAGCTTGGACTTATGAATTCCTTATGGGCGCTTATCCTACCCGGAATGGTTGCGGTCTTTAACATCATACTGCTTCTGAATTTCTTCCGTACTGTCCCTAAAGATCTCGAGGAAGCTGCCTTTATCGATGGCGCTGGCCAATTTCGAACGTTCTTTAGTATTTATTTACCAGTCTCATTGCCGGTCATTGCTACGATCTCCTTATTCATGATGGTCGGACATTGGAACTCGTATTTTGACGGTATGATTTATATTAGAGATGCTGAAAGGCTCCCACTTGCGACTTTCATGCAAACGATTATCGTTCAGGCAGATATGACAAAATTGGATCCACAAGCAGTAGCAAACCTATCTCAACGTACGATTCGAGCTTCACAGATTTTTATAAGTGCCTTACCTATACTGCTGGTCTATCCTTTTCTACAACGTTTTTTTGTGACTGGGATTGTTGTTGGCGCTGTAAAAGAATGA
- a CDS encoding sensor histidine kinase, protein MGFGKVITFVKDKVHTKFSLFSKMNILIIILFIPIIIVYTFSNDVSFNVVSKELKTSSTKQIAFLSSQIDSRINQMMDFTITFSKDPNVQKFNGLNIWDDNYSRMQTRFVIQEKMVLQSGVIDIWPAGYAVHSQQNKDIISNYDTPKTYDEDYLNRNMSGKWTYGNGESDYPEELESFYWFYSDSVTQQGMLTGSNLVIEASFSYKNIQNMLDTYKAGGQGDPLFYHNGNTPILNRSADKQLSSELITYLDGQSLKDTTQQVVELEGKDYLVNSIKSPHLGWHLVDVVPLDELLGPISFTRNLFYLCMFLLFVVGISASVLLYRNVQRPIRELVNGLRRVQRGDYSVRLHSNERSEFSFLFHRFNNMSRQIQDLIENVLNEKIRAREATLKQLQAQINPHFLYNCLGYIINMAQMKDEEAVVSMAYNLSSYYRYTTRMERETATIDEEIRLLINYLDIQKLRNGRIDYHIDISEKMLTLPIPRLMLQPIVENAVIHGIGKSYTAGEIRISGEMSNGFCRVYIDDDGPGLNPEEYEVLTRKMRDPLQEEMGCGLWNTSQRIIHQFGNNSYLNFKKSPLGGFRTEIIWEVSSEEEQHYYPTNKGDTQHADDHSRR, encoded by the coding sequence ATGGGATTTGGAAAAGTTATTACATTTGTTAAAGATAAGGTTCATACTAAATTTAGTCTTTTCTCGAAAATGAATATCTTGATCATAATATTGTTTATTCCAATCATTATTGTGTATACGTTTTCAAACGACGTTTCGTTCAATGTTGTGAGTAAAGAGCTAAAGACATCTAGCACAAAACAAATTGCTTTTTTATCCAGTCAAATTGATTCACGGATTAATCAAATGATGGATTTTACCATCACCTTCTCGAAAGATCCCAATGTTCAGAAATTCAACGGATTAAACATTTGGGATGATAATTATAGTCGGATGCAGACAAGATTTGTGATTCAGGAAAAGATGGTACTTCAATCGGGAGTAATTGATATATGGCCGGCTGGATACGCTGTACATTCTCAACAAAACAAAGATATCATTTCTAATTACGACACACCCAAAACCTATGATGAGGATTATCTAAATAGAAATATGAGTGGAAAATGGACATACGGTAATGGCGAAAGCGATTACCCTGAAGAACTAGAATCCTTTTATTGGTTCTACTCCGATTCTGTAACTCAGCAAGGTATGCTTACAGGGAGTAACCTAGTGATTGAAGCCAGCTTCAGTTATAAGAATATTCAAAATATGCTAGATACATATAAGGCCGGTGGACAAGGAGATCCGCTTTTTTACCATAATGGGAATACACCGATCCTGAATCGAAGCGCGGACAAGCAGCTATCGAGTGAATTGATAACTTATTTGGATGGACAATCACTGAAGGATACGACGCAACAGGTAGTTGAATTGGAGGGGAAGGATTATTTAGTGAATTCTATTAAATCCCCTCATTTGGGTTGGCATCTAGTTGATGTTGTTCCGCTCGATGAATTATTGGGGCCGATATCATTTACTCGTAATTTATTCTACTTATGTATGTTCTTACTTTTTGTTGTTGGAATTTCTGCATCGGTTTTGCTATACCGAAACGTTCAACGCCCCATCCGAGAGCTGGTTAACGGTCTACGGCGCGTACAGCGAGGAGACTATTCAGTACGGCTCCATTCAAATGAACGTAGTGAGTTTTCGTTTCTGTTTCATCGCTTTAATAATATGTCACGCCAAATTCAAGACTTAATTGAGAACGTACTTAATGAAAAGATTCGTGCCCGTGAAGCAACGCTGAAGCAGTTGCAGGCTCAGATCAATCCGCATTTTCTCTATAACTGCCTTGGGTATATTATTAATATGGCCCAGATGAAGGATGAGGAAGCGGTCGTTTCAATGGCATATAATTTAAGCTCATACTATCGTTATACGACTCGAATGGAACGAGAAACGGCTACAATAGACGAGGAAATTCGATTACTCATCAACTATTTGGATATCCAAAAACTTCGTAACGGCAGAATCGATTATCACATCGATATTTCCGAGAAAATGCTGACCCTGCCTATACCACGCTTGATGCTACAGCCCATTGTGGAAAATGCAGTCATTCATGGTATAGGAAAATCTTACACAGCGGGTGAAATTCGGATTAGCGGTGAAATGTCCAATGGCTTCTGTAGGGTATATATTGATGACGACGGACCCGGGTTGAATCCAGAGGAGTATGAGGTACTGACAAGGAAAATGAGAGACCCATTACAGGAAGAAATGGGTTGTGGCCTCTGGAATACGAGTCAACGGATCATTCACCAATTCGGAAATAACTCTTATCTAAACTTCAAGAAATCGCCACTCGGGGGATTTCGGACAGAGATCATTTGGGAGGTATCATCTGAAGAAGAACAACACTATTATCCAACCAACAAAGGAGACACACAACATGCAGATGATCATAGTAGACGATGA
- a CDS encoding ABC transporter permease: MEVNTVQQVNLKSTKHIKRKRSYKQPWILHFMVLPAAILVFIFSYIPMSGIIMAFQDYKPALGISDSPWVGLKHFRYMLENEYFLQITWNTLFFACSKMVMNLIIPFLFALLLNEVRNMGLKRSIQTLVYLPHFLSWVTLSGILIDILAQTGLINQFLTSTFGIKPIFFLGDGFWFRFTIIFSDVWKEFGFNTIIFLAALSGINPSLYEAAEVDGANRWKQTMHITIPSIIPIAIVIATLALGNVLNANFDQVFNLYSPLIYQQGDIIDTFVYREGLLSGQFSFATAVNLFKSVIGLILIVVSYRLAYKFAGYRIF; encoded by the coding sequence ATGGAAGTAAATACTGTACAGCAGGTAAATCTGAAATCTACCAAGCATATAAAAAGAAAACGCAGCTATAAGCAACCATGGATACTACATTTCATGGTGTTACCAGCGGCTATTTTGGTTTTTATTTTCTCTTATATTCCAATGTCTGGAATTATTATGGCGTTTCAAGATTATAAGCCTGCCTTGGGAATAAGCGATTCACCGTGGGTCGGTCTGAAACATTTTCGATACATGTTGGAGAATGAGTATTTCTTGCAAATTACGTGGAATACGCTTTTCTTTGCTTGTTCCAAGATGGTAATGAACTTAATCATTCCGTTTCTTTTCGCATTATTATTGAATGAGGTAAGGAACATGGGGCTTAAAAGATCCATCCAAACGCTCGTTTATCTACCCCATTTTCTTTCATGGGTCACTCTATCAGGAATCTTGATTGATATTCTCGCCCAGACGGGTCTCATCAACCAATTCCTTACAAGTACTTTCGGTATTAAGCCAATTTTCTTTTTAGGCGATGGTTTTTGGTTCCGATTTACCATCATCTTTAGTGATGTTTGGAAGGAATTTGGATTTAATACGATCATCTTCTTAGCGGCACTCTCGGGTATTAATCCATCGTTATACGAAGCTGCAGAGGTAGATGGAGCTAACCGTTGGAAACAAACGATGCATATTACCATACCTTCAATTATCCCAATCGCTATCGTTATAGCAACTTTAGCATTAGGTAATGTATTGAACGCGAACTTTGATCAGGTGTTTAACTTATATAGTCCCTTGATTTATCAACAAGGAGATATTATTGATACATTCGTGTACAGAGAAGGTCTTCTTAGTGGACAATTCAGCTTTGCTACGGCAGTCAATCTATTCAAATCTGTGATTGGCTTAATCTTAATCGTTGTATCTTATCGTCTTGCCTATAAATTTGCTGGCTATCGGATCTTCTAG
- a CDS encoding peptidase inhibitor family I36 protein — MKKVIPTQSSRLPFLTIWSDADFSGRRLRFRRNLGVRSLDVFNFNDVLSSFRFEGRSSSTLVLFEDINYQGNRRIFRGTIDVSFISNFNDTTSSFIISRSRLSTSDINRIQRRGSAPNDFAEVLGNGTTRVRKPVVKK; from the coding sequence ATGAAAAAAGTGATACCCACTCAGTCGTCACGCTTACCGTTCCTAACCATATGGAGTGATGCAGATTTTTCTGGAAGAAGACTACGCTTTAGACGTAATTTAGGTGTTCGTAGTTTAGACGTTTTTAATTTTAATGATGTCTTATCTAGTTTTAGGTTTGAGGGTAGAAGTAGTAGCACATTGGTATTATTTGAAGATATTAATTATCAAGGGAACCGTCGTATCTTTAGAGGAACTATCGATGTGAGCTTTATCAGTAACTTTAATGACACTACTTCTTCTTTTATTATTTCTCGTAGTCGTTTATCTACTAGTGATATCAATCGAATTCAACGTCGCGGTAGTGCCCCCAATGACTTCGCAGAAGTTCTTGGCAACGGTACAACAAGAGTACGTAAACCAGTAGTTAAGAAGTAA